Proteins encoded by one window of Pan troglodytes isolate AG18354 chromosome 16, NHGRI_mPanTro3-v2.0_pri, whole genome shotgun sequence:
- the MAN2A2 gene encoding alpha-mannosidase 2x isoform X3 — protein MKLKKQVTVCGAAIFCVAVFSLYLMLDRVQHDPTRHQNGGNFPRSQISVLQNRIEQLEQLLEENHEIISHIKDSVLELTANAEGPPAMLPYYTVNGSWVVPPEPRPSFFSISPQDCQFALGGRGQKPELQMLTVSEELPFDNVDGGVWRQGFDISYDPHDWDAEDLQVFVVPHSHNDPGWIKTFDKYYTEQTQHILNSMVSKLQEDPRRRFLWAEVSFFAKWWDNINVQKRAAVRRLVGNGQLEIATGGWVMPDEANSHYFALIDQLIEGHQWLERNLGATPRSGWAVDPFGYSSTMPYLLRRANLTSMLIQRVHYAIKKHFAATHSLEFMWRQTWDSDSSTDIFCHMMPFYSYDVPHTCGPDPKICCQFDFKRLPGGRINCPWKVPPRAITEANVAERAALLLDQYRKKSRLFRSNVLLVPLGDDFRYDKPQEWDAQFFNYQRLFDFFNSRPNLHVQAQFGTLSDYFDALYKRTGVEPGARPPGFPVLSGDFFSYADREDHYWTGYYTSRPFYKSLDRVLEAHLRGAEVLYSLAAAHARRSGLAGRYPLSDFTLLTEARRTLGLFQHHDAITGTAKEAVVVDYGVRLLRSLVNLKQVIIHAAHYLVLGDKETYHFDPEAPFLQVDDTRLSHDALPERTVIQLDSSPRFVVLFNPLEQERFSMVSLLVNSPRVRVLSEESQPLAVQISAHWSSATEAVPDVYQVSVPVRLPALGLGVLQLQLGLDGHRTLPSSVRIYLHGRQLSISRHEAFPLRVIDSGTSDFALSNRYMQVWFSGLTGLLKSIRRVDEEHEQQVDMQVLVYGTRTSKDKSGAYLFLPDGEAKLYVPKEPPVLRVTEGPFFSEVVAYYEHIHQAVRLYNLPGVEGLSLDISSLVDIRDYVNKELALRIHTDIGSQGIFFTDLNGFQVQPRRYLKKLPLQANFYPMPVMAYIQDAQKRLTLHTAQALGVSSLKDGQLEVILDRRLMQDDNRGLGQGLKDNKRTCNRFRLLLERRTVGSEPDFFSKLAAMFRGLIFHSSRSGNREERSRLRKELSKEGHRPNSGLSMSR, from the exons ATGAAGCTGAAAAAGCAGGTGACAGTGTGTGGGGCTGCCATCTTCTGTGTGGCAGTCTTCTCGCTCTACCTCATGCTGGACCGAGTGCAACACGATCCCACCCGACACCAGAATGGTGGGAACTTCCCCCGG AGCCAAATTTCTGTGCTGCAGAACCGCATTGAGCAGCTGGAGCAGCTTTTGGAGGAGAACCATGAGATTATCAGCCATATCAAGGACTCCGTGCTGGAGCTGACAGCCAACGCAGAGGGCCCGCCCGCCATGCTGCCCTACTACACGGTCAATGGCTCCTGGGTGGTGCCACCGGAGCCCCGGCCAAGCTTCTTCTCCATCTCCCCCCAGGACTGCCAGTTTGCTTTGGGGGGCCGGGGTCAGAAGCCAGAACTGCAG ATGCTCACTGTGTCGGAGGAGCTGCCGTTTGACAACGTGGATGGTGGTGTGTGGAGGCAAGGCTTCGACATCTCCTACGACCCGCACGACTGGGATGCTGAAGACCTGCAGGTGTTTGTGGTGCCCCACTCTCACAATGACCCAG GCTGGATCAAGACCTTTGACAAGTACTACACAGAGCAGACCCAACACATCCTCAATAGCATGGTGTCTAAGCTGCAGGAGGACCCCCGGCGGCGCTTCCTCTGGGCAGAGGTCTCCTTCTTCGCCAAGTGGTGGGACAACATCAATGTCCAAAAGAGAGCGGCAGTCCGAAG GCTGGTGGGAAACGGGCAGCTGGAGATTGCGACAGGAGGCTGGGTGATGCCAGATGAGGCCAATTCCCACTACTTTGCATTGATTGACCAGCTCATCGAAGGACACCAGTGGCTGGAGAGAAATCTTG GTGCAACCCCCCGCTCTGGCTGGGCAGTGGACCCCTTTGGATACAGCTCCACCATGCCTTACCTGCTGCGCCGTGCCAACCTCACCAGCATGCTGATTCAGAGAGTGCACTATGCCATCAAGAAGCACTTTGCTGCCACCCACAGCCTAGAGTTCATGTGGAGGCAGACATGGG ACTCGGACTCCAGCACAGACATCTTCTGTCACATGATGCCCTTCTACAGCTATGACGTCCCCCATACCTGTGGCCCGGATCCCAAGATCTGCTGCCAATTTGATTTCAAACGCCTGCCTGGTGGGCGCATCAACTGCCCTTGGAAGGTGCCACCCCGGGCCATCACAGAGGCCAACGTGGCAGAGAG GGCAGCCCTGCTTCTGGACCAATACCGGAAGAAGTCCCGGCTGTTCCGAAGCAACGTCCTCCTGGTGCCTCTTGGAGATGACTTCCGATATGACAAGCCCCAGGAGTGGGATGCCCAGTTCTTCAACTACCAGCGGCTCTTTGACTTCTTCAACAGCAGGCCTAACCTCCATGTGCAG GCCCAGTTTGGCACTCTTTCTGACTATTTTGATGCCCTGTACAAGAGGACAGGGGTGGAGCCAGGGGCCCGGCCTCCAGGGTTTCCTGTGCTGAGCGGGGATTTCTTCTCCTATGCGGACCGGGAGGATCATTACTGGACAGGCTATTACACTTCCCGGCCCTTCTACAAGAGCTTAGACCGAGTCCTGGAAGCCCACCTgcg GGGGGCAGAGGTTCTGTACAGCCTGGCTGCAGCTCACGCTCGCCGCTCTGGTCTGGCTGGCCGGTACCCACTGTCTGATTTCACCCTCCTGACGGAAGCTCGGCGCACACTGGGGCTCTTCCAGCATCACGATGCCATCACTGGCACGGCCAAGGAGGCTGTGGTGGTGGACTATGGGGTCAG GCTTCTGCGCTCCCTTGTCAACCTGAAGCAGGTCATCATTCATGCAGCCCACTATCTGGTGCTGGGGGACAAGGAGACCTACCACTTTGACCCTGAGGCGCCCTTCCTCCAAGTG GATGACACTCGCTTAAGTCACGACGCCCTCCCAGAGCGCACGGTGATCCAGCTGGATTCGTCGCCCAG GTTTGTGGTCCTATTCAACCCACTGGAACAGGAGCGATTCAGCATGGTGTCCCTGCTGGTCAACTCTCCCCGCGTGCGTGTCCTTTCGGAGGAGAGTCAGCCCCTGGCCGTGCAGATCAGCGCACACTGGAGCTCTGCCACCGAGGCGGTCCCTGACGTCTACCAG GTGTCTGTGCCTGTCCGCCTGCCAGCCCTGGGCCTGGGCGTGCTGCAGCTACAGCTGGGCCTGGATGGGCACCGCACGCTGCCCTCCTCTGTGCGCATCTACCTGCACGGCCGGCAGCTGTCCATCAGCAGGCACGAAGCGTTTCCTCTCCGTGTCATTGACTCTGGCACCAGCGACTTCGCCCTCAGCAACCGCTACATGCAggtctggttctcaggccttacTGGGCTCCTCAAG AGCATCCGAAGGGTGGATGAGGAGCACGAGCAGCAGGTGGACATGCAGGTCCTTGTCTATGGCACCCGTACGTCCAAAGACAAGAGTGGAGCCTACCTCTTCCTGCCCGATGGCGAGGCCAAG CTCTACGTCCCCAAGGAGCCCCCCGTGCTGCGTGTCACTGAAGGCCCTTTCTTCTCAGAGGTGGTTGCGTACTACGAGCACATTCACCAGGCGGTCCGGCTTTACAATCTGCCAG GGGTGGAGGGGCTGTCTCTGGACATATCATCCCTGGTGGACATCCGGGACTACGTCAACAAGGAGCTGGCCCTGCGCATCCATACAGACATCGGCAGCCAGGGTATCTTCTTCACAGACCTCAATGGCTTTCAG gtgcagccccgacggtatCTGAAGAAGCTCCCCCTCCAGGCCAACTTCTACCCCATGCCAGTCATGGCCTATATCCAGGACGCACAGAAGCGCCTCACGCTGCACACTGCCCAGGCCCTGGGTGTCTCTAGCCTCAAAGATG